ACCTCAGCCTCCTCTCTGCCtatcactgtgctgctgtcacctgtctcctctctgcctgtcactgtgctgctgtcacctcagtctcctctctgcctgtcactgtactgctgtcacctcagtctcctctctgcctgtcactgtactgctgtcacctcagtctcctctctgcctgtcactgtgctgctgtcacctcagtcTCCTCTGCCTGTCGCTGTGCTGCTGTCTCTTCAGTCTCCTCTCTGcctgtcactgtgctgctgtcctcagtcTCCTCTCTGCCTGTCACTGTACTGCTGTCACCTCAGTCTCCTCTCTGCCCGTCACTGTCCTGCTGTCACCCCAGCCTTCTCTCTGCCCGTCACTGTACTGCTGTCACCTCAGTCTCCTCTCTGCCCGTCACTGTACTGCTGTCACTCCTCTCTGCCTGTCACTGTACTGCTGTCACCTCAGTCTCCTCTCTGCCcgtcactgtgctgctgtcacctcagtctcctctctgcctgtcactgtgctgctgtcacctcagtctcctctctgcctgtcactgtattgctgtcacctcagcctcctctctgcctgtcactgtgctgctgtcacctcagcctcctctctgcctgtcactgtgctgctgtcacctcagtcTCCTGCCTGTCACTGCGCTGCTGTCACCTGTCTCCTCCCTGCCTGTCACTGTGCTGTCACCTCAGTCTCCTCCCTTATATACTTAACTATATAAACatgtaaaacatgtaaacttgaaaacacgaaatttgaactgcattactgcactagaaatatgaaaaatgagagcttttagcgcataaaaatggccaattttatgcgtacctggtagccccgttacggcatctctcttataccaggttctctagccttctgatcgtgcactccccgcctcctagcttcaggtgttttaattacaacaggtccaatacccctccacagagagagagaattttagtctaggaagaggttttcacatgtacccattcagatggagacgtttattctcagcgaggtaaggcaagcgtaggacctggtataagagagatgccgtaaagtggctaccaggtacacataaaattggccatttttatgcgctaaaagctctcatttttcatatttctagtgcagtaatgcagttcaaatttcgtgttttcaagtttacatgttttagcgctgcagtgtgctgccctatttacttaactgtcactgtgctgctgtcacctcagtctcctctctgcctgtcactgtgctgctgtcacctcagcctcctctctgcctgtcactgtgctgctgtcacctcagtctcctctctgcccgtcactgtgctgctgtcacctcagtctcctctctgcctgtcactgtgctgctgtcacctcagtctcctctctgcctgtcactgtgctgctgtcacctcagcCTCCTCTCTGCCTGTCACTGTGCTGCTTTCACCTCAGTCTCCTCTCTGCCCGTCACTGTACTGCTGTCACCTCAGTATCCTCTCTGCCTGTCACTGTACTGCTGTCACCTCAGTCTCCTCTCTGCCAGTCGCTGTACTGCTGTCACCTCAGTCTCCTCTCTGCCcgtcactgtgctgctgtcacctcagcctcctctctgcctgtcactgtgctgctgtcacctcagtctcctctctgcccgtcactgtgctgctgtcacctcagtctcctctctgcccgtcactgtgctgctgtcacctcagtctcctctctgcccgtcactgtgctgctgtcacctgtctcctctctgcctgtcactgtgctgctgtcacctcagcctcctctctgcccgtcactgtgctgctgtcacctcagcctcctctctgcccgtcactgtgctgctgtcacctcagtcTCCTCTCTGCCCGTCACTGTACTGCTGTCACCTCAGCCTCCTCTCTGCCTGTCACTGTACTGCTGTCACCTCAGCCTCCTCTCTGcctgtcactgtgctgctgtcacctcagtctcctctctgcctgtcactgtgctgctgtcacctcagtctcctctctgcccgtcactgtgctgctgtcacctcagcctcctctctgcctgtcactgtactgctgtcacctcagcctcctctctgcctgtcactgtgctgctgtcacctcagtcTCCTCTCTGCCTGTCTCCTCCTGGGCTCTCTGCAGCATGTACACGCCTGGCATCCTGCGCAGGATTTGAGACCTTCCCCTGAGGGCGGGTGGTCAGATCTGCAGCAGGTCAGGGGTTCTCTCCATGTTACGTGGCACCGGTCTGTGCTCAGATACGAGTCAGGACATAAGACGCAGGAGAACCACGCCCTGTGCCTCATGTAATCACGTGTACAaggccctggtggtctagggtaattCCACTCTTGGGTGGTCCCCGGGTTCCCACCTACAGCAAGCCTTGGTACTTATTATTCTCATCCAGTGAAAGACATTCAGCAGTATCAGGTGAGTGAAGTTTCACTTTGTCGTCACAAGCACTTAGTGCCGGACGCCATCTTGGATGAACAGACTTACTGATTGTTCCGCCAGGTAATACCACAGCAGACACGCGGATATTACATATTAATAGTTTATTTAATACAAGatcgttataaaaaaaaaagagaaacactGAATGGTGCGGTCAGTGTGAGCTCCACGGACATGAGAAACCTCCAGCATTATAGGAGCCGGGACAGTCCATGAGCACGCAGCACCCTCACCTCGCCGGCATGGCTGACATCGGGGGTCATTACAAGATCAAAGTGCAAGCTCCTCCCTGGTGACTGGTCCGgacacagccagagctgcattcacaattctgccgcAGTGTGAGATGTAGTGTTTAATCCAGTAATGGGACGTAGGACACTACAGTTCCCAGGGGGCCGTGCGTCCTGGCGTCTCGGGGTGTGGACGGTGCTGACGGATCCCAGGCAGCTACCAGCAAAATGGTGTCTGGAGCTGCGGCAGTGACCGGACCGTGACTGACCGTTACGTGGATTTAACCTGTAAAAAACCGTATAAAAGTGAAGCCGCTCGTTACATAAATTACGCCAAGAATTAAAAAGAACAAGAGACAGCGACTGAGCGACACCTCATCCCCCGCACAATGTCATGGCCGCCCTGGCACCAGCAGGGGGCAATGTGTGGACCTGAGAGCACTCGCCAGGGCCGGGCTATGTACAGTGATGGAGGCAGCGACGCTCGCACACGCAGACTGACATCTATAATGGTAAAGTATAAGGCACACTCGGAAATCGCACACAATGTCGGTGGTCGGTTACCATGGGAAGTCAGTTACCCTCCCCGAGCCCCAGCAGAGACCACCGGGCCTGTACTCAGGAGCCATGCGGAGCTGTCCCCCGCGGGGAGCAGGACGGCATCGCTGCGTGATACAGGTATAGATGGGGTGGGGGGAACAGGGGTCCTCGTCTGCTCCTCTCAGGTCGTCAGGGACACCGTGATGATGAGGACAACGACAATGATGAAAATGGCCAAGCAGATGGCGATGTAGACTTTCTTCTGCAGAGAGAAGAGATGGCTGTGTAAAACGCACAGGGCATACGGGCACAGGGCATACGGGCACAGGTCATCTCCGGGTCTCACCTTCCGCGCCTTCTGTCTGTTGTCCACCGCCTGGTCCAGCTGTTTCTTGGCTTTTTCCACATAATCCGTAGAATGTAAAATATTCTTCTCGATGCTGTTTATCGTCTCCCCCTGAGACGGGACAAGAATCAGGACAAGGTAAGAGGACACGGGCAGCAGAGCCAGGGAGGACTCAACCATTCACAAGCCTCATACCTGCGCCTCCACCTCCATGGCGAGGTACATGAACATCTCGTGAAGCTCCACAATGCTCTTCTCCAGCTTCAGGATCTCCTCGTGCCGAGCTTCGATTTCATTCAGGGCCTGTTTAGTGACCTGTGTGTCCTTcaggatctgcacaaaaaaaaccaCCGGTCACAGTGTGTCCTACTACCAACATCCCAAATTACCTCCAGTGCGCAGGCATCGTACACTAACCCGGGCCCATCTGCCCCATCACAACACGCAACATCCTGCACCAATCCCCAACACGTCCTCCAACACTTCCCAATGCTTTCTCAGATGGCCGCGACTTTCACCAATCCCCAATGCTTCCTCTAGCCCCACATGACTCCCCCAACACTCCCTCATCCTCCACCAATGCAAAATGCTCCCTCCTGCGGCCTCATCCTACACCAACGCCCAACCCTCCCACATCCGCCATCAACCCCCCACGCTCCCTCATCCTCCTCCAATGCAAAATGCTCCTCTCCTGCGGCCGCAACCTACACCAACGCCCAACCCTCCACGCTCCCAACCCTCCCACATCCGCCATCAACCCCCCACGCTCCCTCATCCGCTCCCAACCCTCCCACATCCGCCATCAACCCCCCACGCTCCCTCATCCTCCACCAATGCAAAATGCTCCTCTCCTGCGGCCGCAACCTACACCAACGCCCAACTCTCCCACATCCGCCATCAACCCCCCACGCTGCCAACACTCCCTCATCCTCCACCAAAACCCAACTCTCCCTCCACCAACGCCCAATGCTTCCTCATCTGCCAAGCTCCCTTATCCGCCACCAACACTCCCTCATCCTCCACCAACGCCCCAAACTCCCTCATCCACCCCAAACACACCTCATCCTCCACCAACGCCGAATGCTCCCTAATTTGTCCCTAATGCTCAGCGCTCCCTCATCCGCCACCAATCCCCAACGCTTCCTCATGCTGCACCAATGCCCAACGCTCCCTCATCCGCCACCCATGCCCAACACTCCCTCATCCGCCACCCATGCCCAACACTCCCTCATCCGCCACCCATGCCCAACGCTCCCTCATCCGCCACCAGCCACTCCCTCCCCCAGTACTCATCAACACTCCCTTCAGCTCCCATATCCTCCAATCACCATTACTCCCTATGGCTCCCACATCCTCCATGTAAGACTGacaccaaccacagcctcccacaATCCTCCCAGTTCTGTTGATTGCTCACAATCGCACCGCCTCTTACATTGCTGGTGAACACGTCCGTCTGTCCACTCTCCAGCATCTCATCAAACTGCTCGTCCGTGACACTGTGGCCGGCTGTGAAGGAAAAACAGGAAGGTAAATGGCGCCCTCCACCCGTCACACTACAGGTGCATGAATGTTCAGCAACGACTACTACCCCCAGCGTACAGCAGGAGTGGGAACATACTGATCTGGAGCTGCCGCTTGATCCTATTCACGTTGTTCTCTCTGTACTGCGTCTGCACCATGTTACACTGGTTTAGGATTTCGAAGAATTGCTGAGAGAGGACGGAGTGCTGCAAGACAAGACGGTCTGATAAATGAACCTGAGCGCAGGGGTGAAGCCCCCACACAACCTCCATGAAGGGTCATTAGGACGATACCTGAGTCTTCTTCATCCGCAGGTGCACCGActtcctcacctcctcctcatcgtccTTTATCTCAATGACTGTAATGACGGAGGAACCAAGGTGAGACGGCGACAGGGGAAGGACTCCCACCCACCACAGGCACCAGGACCTAACAACCAGCCTAAATCCCCCACAAAACACCCGGACCCTCACAACCTAAGTCCTGACATGGACCACAAGCATGAAGTGATCACCCCCATACCAGGCCCCGATCACCAGCCCTAACCGTCTCACCACCGGGACTCGTGCTAGTCTGCGTCATCAGCTATAGCCCTCAAGAGCGGAGTCAGCTCCCCACCAAAGCAGCAgccccaactcctccaccatgggccCCCCCCCCCAAGCGCCAGGCCAAACTCTTCCAGCCCGGGCCCCCCAAAATGCCAGCCCAAACTCCTCCACCACGGGCCCCCGAAAGCAGCAgccccaactcctccaccacgggcCCCCGAAAGCACCAgccccaactcctccaccatgggccCCCCGAAAGCACCAgccccaactcctccaccatgggccCCCCGAAAGCACCAgccccaactcctccaccatgggccCCCCCAAGTGCCAgccccaactcctccaccatggcccccccccccccccaagtgccaTCCCAAACTCCTCCACCATGGGCCCCCCCAAGTGCCATCCCAAACTCCTCCACCATGGGCCCCCCCAAGTGCCAgccccaactcctccaccatggcccccccccccccccccccccaagtgccaGCCCAAACTCCTCCAccatggccccccccccccccaagtgccaGCCCAAACTCCTCCACCATGGGCCCCCCAAGTGCCATCCCAAACTCCTCCACCATGGGCCCCCCAAGTGCCAGCCCAAACTCCTCCACCATGGGCCCCCCCAAGCGCCAGGCCAAACTCTTCCAGCCCGGGCTCCCCAAAATGCCATCCTTAACTCATCCACCAtgggcaacccccccccccccccccaagcgccAGCCCTATGGCCCTCCAAGCACCAGCCCTAACACCTCTACCCCAGGCCCTAAGCAATAAATTCAGGAGGTCTGTAATCCTAATCCTCCACAGGTCCGCCAAGTACCGGCCATTACCCCCCCCACCAAAGCGCCAACCCCAAGCCCTTACCCAAAGGCTTTCCCTTACCCATAAACTCAGACCCCCTATCGTCACAGTGCACTTACGCTGCAGTTTACTCCGAATTTCCTTTGCGATACGTTTTATCTCTTCCCTCAAAGATTGTAAATCTTTCTTCATATCTGAGAACAGAAAGAAGCACCGAGATTAATGACCGCCCCGAGCTGCCGACCCCCGCAGCTGCTGACCGCCCCGAGCTGAACCCACCCCCCGCAGCTGCTGACCGCCCCGAGCTGAACCCACCCCCCGCAGCTGCTGACCGCCCCGAGCTGAACCCACCCCCCGCAGCTGCTGACCGCCCCGAGCTGAACCCACCCCCCGCAGCTGCTGACCGCCCCGAGCTGAACCCACCCCCCGCAGCTGCTGACCGCCCCGAGCTGAACCCACCCCCCGCAGCTGCTGACCGCCCCGAGCTGAACCCACCCCCCGCAGCTGCTGACCACCCCGAGCTGAACCCACCCCTCGCAGCTGCTGACCGCCCGAGCTGAACCCACCCCCCGCAGCTGCTGACCTCCCCGAGCTGAACCCACCCCCCGCAGCTGCTGACCGCCCCGAGCTGAACCCACCCCCCGCAGCTGCTGACCGCCCCGAGCTGAACCCACCCCCCGCAGCTGCTGACCGCCCCGAGCTGCCGACCCCCCGCAGCTGCTGACCGCCCCGAGCTGAACCCACCCCCCGCAGCTGCTGACCGCCCAGAGCTGAACCCACCCCCCGCAGCTGCTGACCGCCCCGAGCTGCTGAACCCACCCCCCGCAGCTGCTGACCGCCCGAGCTGAACCCACCCCCTGCAGCTGCTGACCACCCCGAGCTGAACCCACCCCTCGCAGCTGCTGACCGCCCGAGCTGAACCCACCCCCCGCAGCTGCTGACCTCCCTGAGCTGAACCCACCCCCCGCAGCTGCTGACCGCCCCGAGCTGAACCCACCCCCCGCAGCTGCTGACCGCCCCGAGCTGAACCCACCCCCCGCAGCTGCTGACCGCCCCGAGCTGCCGACCCCCCGCAGCTGCTGACCGCCCCGAGCTGAACCCACCCCCCGCAGCTGCTGACCGCCCAGAGCTGAACCCACCCCCCGCAGCTGCTGACCGCCCAGAGCTGAACCCACCCCCCGCAGCTGCTGACCGCCCCGAGCTGCTGAACCCACCCCCCGCAGCTGCTGACCGCCCGAGCTGAACCCACCCCCTGCAGCTGCTGACCTCCCCGAGCTGAACCCACCCCCCGCAGCTGCTGACCGCCCCGAGCTGAACCCACCCCCGCAGCTGCTGACCGCCCCGAGCTGAACCCACCCCCCGCAGCTGCTGACCGCCCGAGCTGAACCCACCCCCCGCAGCTGCTGACCGCCCGAGCTGAACCCACCCCCCGCAGCTGCTGACCTCCCCGAGCTGAACCCACCCCCCGCAGCTGCTGACCGCCCCGAGCTGAACCCACCCCCCACAGCTGCTGACCGCCCCGAGCTGAACCCACCCCCCGCAGCTGCTGACCTCCCCGAGCTGCTGAACCCACCCCCGCAGCTGCTGACCTCCCCGAGCTGAACCCACCCCCCCGCAGCTGCTGACCGCCCCGAGCTGCTGAACCCACCCCCCCGCAGCTGCTAACCTCCCCGAGCTGCTGAACCCACCCCCCGCAGCTGCTGACCGCCCCGAGCTGAACCCACCCCCCGCAGCTGCTGACCGCCCCGAGCTGCTGAACCCACCCCCCGCAGCTGCTGACCGCCCCGAGCTGAACCCACCCCCCGCAGCTGCTGATCGCCCCAAGCTGCTGAACCCACCCCCCGCAGCTGCTGACCGCCCCAAGCTGCTGAACCCACCCCCCGCAGCTGCTGACCGCCCCGAGCTGCTGAACCCACCCCCCGCAGCTGCTAACCTCCCCGAGCTGCTGAACCCACCCCCCGCAGCTGCTGACCGCCCCGAGCTGAACCCACCCCCCGCAGCTGCTGACCGCCCCGAGCTGCTGAACCCACCCCCCGCAGCTGCTGACCGCCCCGAGCTGCTGAACCCACCCCCCGCAGCTGCTGACCGCCCCAAGCTGCTGAACCCACCCCCCGCAGCTGCTGACCGCCCCGAGCTGAACCCACCCCCCGCAGCTGCTGACCGCCCCGAGCTGCTGAACCCACCCCCCGCAGCTGCTGACCGCCCCGAGCTGAACCCACCCCCCGCAGCTGCTGACCGCCCCGAgctgcccccccccccagcagcTGCTGACCGCCCCGAGCTGAACCCACCCCTCGCAGCCGCTGACCGCCCCGAGCTGCCGCCCCACTCCCCACCCCCCGGAGCTGCCGACCACCCCGAGCTGCCACCAGCCCCCCTCCCCGGAGCTGCCGGCCACCTTGAGGCGCTGACATCTCCGAGCCGCCGACCGATGTAAGAAATAACTGTGGATAGGAGCCGTGCAGAGTCACCGCGTCACAGGTGCAGTACGATTGTACCGAAATATGGAGAGGGGCAGAGCATGTGATGAGCGCCAGCTGCTGTGCAGAACTCATGGCCACCGCAGGGGGTGCAGGAGAGGTGGTCGCAGCAGCCGCTGCCCATTACCTGCCGGCCACGCCACTTACTGTCATCCGGGAGCGGCTGGCTCAGGATCTTCACCTGACTGGACTCCAGCTCGGCCACTTTGCTGCTCAGGATGCCCATCGATTCCCGAATATCACGAGTCTAAGGAAAGAGACAATGGTGGTGAGGAGCGGCGCCCCCCGCTGGCTACTATGCACAGGACACCAGTCAGTACCATCCTGAAGAACTGGTGGTCCGTCTCAGATTCGTCGCTGCCGCCATTCGACATCGAGATGAAAACTTTCTGCTCATCGGGCTCCGAGTCGCTGTCACCCTGAAACAAGACGGGGGTAAGAACAACGTGACCAGAGGAGGAAACCCACCGAACACCGGACAGGAGGGGTCCGCGGCCTGAGGAGACTTTCCCCGGACCCCTCATCACTGGCCTCTTCTTAAGACGTGTAGTCctacaggggcagagtgctgggacgtgtagtcctacaggggcagagcacgctgggacgtgtagtcctacaggggcagagtgctgggacgtgtagtcctacaggggcagagcgtgctgggacgtgtagtcctacaggggcagagcgtgctgggacgtgtagtcctacaggggcagagtgctgggacgtgtagtcctacaggggcagagcacgctgggacgtgtagtcctacaggggcagagtgctgggacgtgtagtcctacaggggcagagcgtgctgggacgtgtagtcctacaggggcagagcgctgggacgtgtagtcctacaggggcagagtgggctgggacgtgtagtcctacaggggcagagtgggctgggacgtgtagtcctacaggggcagagcgtgctgggacgtgtagtcctacaggggcagagcgctgggacgtgtagtcctacaggggcagagtgggctgggacgtgtagtcctacaggggcagagcgctgggacgtgtagtcctacaggggcagagtgggctgggacgtgtagtcctacaggggcagagtgggctgggacgtgtagtcctacaggggcagagtgctgggacgtgtagtcctacaggggcagagtgctgggacgtgtagtcctacaggggcagagcgtgctgggacgtgtagtcctacaggggcagagcgtgctgggacgtgtagtcctacaggggcagagtgctgggacgtgtagtcctacaggggcagagcacgctgggacgtgtagtcctacaggggcagagtgctgggacgtgtagtcctacaggggcagagcgtgctgggacgtgtagtcctacaggggcagagcgctgggacgtgtagtcctacaggggcagagtgggctgggacgtgtagtcctacaggggcagagtgggctgggacgtgtagtcctacaggggcagagtgggctgggacgtgtagtcctacaggggcagagtgggctgggacgtgtagtcctacaggggcagagtgctgggacgtGTAGTCCTACAGGGGCAGAGAGTGCTGGGACGTATAGTCCTACAGGGGCAGAGCGCTGGGACGTGTAGTCCTACAGGGGCAGAGCGCTGGGACGTGTAGTCCTACAGGGGCAGAGTGGGCTGGGACGTGTAGTCctacaggggcagagtgctgggacgtgtagtcctacaggggcagagcgtgctgggacgtgtagtcctacaggggcagagcgctgggacgtgtagtcctacaggggcagagtgggctgggacgtgtagtcctacaggggcagagtgctgggacgtgtagtcctacaggggcagagtgctggg
The nucleotide sequence above comes from Ranitomeya imitator isolate aRanImi1 chromosome 7, aRanImi1.pri, whole genome shotgun sequence. Encoded proteins:
- the STX4 gene encoding syntaxin-4, giving the protein MRDRTKELSAGDSDSEPDEQKVFISMSNGGSDESETDHQFFRMTRDIRESMGILSSKVAELESSQVKILSQPLPDDNMKKDLQSLREEIKRIAKEIRSKLQLIEIKDDEEEVRKSVHLRMKKTQHSVLSQQFFEILNQCNMVQTQYRENNVNRIKRQLQITGHSVTDEQFDEMLESGQTDVFTSNILKDTQVTKQALNEIEARHEEILKLEKSIVELHEMFMYLAMEVEAQGETINSIEKNILHSTDYVEKAKKQLDQAVDNRQKARKKKVYIAICLAIFIIVVVLIITVSLTT